The following proteins are co-located in the Fimbriiglobus ruber genome:
- the rpmB gene encoding 50S ribosomal protein L28, whose translation MGMQCAICEKKPVVGNQKTYRGKAKYLGGVGKKITGISKRVFKPNLQRIQVVKDGETTRLRVCTQCIRSGKVQRPLKKAPFSMQSV comes from the coding sequence ATGGGCATGCAGTGCGCGATTTGTGAAAAGAAGCCGGTCGTAGGCAACCAAAAGACCTACCGCGGTAAAGCCAAATACCTCGGCGGGGTCGGTAAAAAGATTACCGGGATTAGCAAGCGGGTGTTCAAGCCGAACCTCCAGCGCATCCAAGTCGTGAAGGACGGCGAAACCACCCGCCTGCGGGTTTGCACCCAGTGCATCCGTAGCGGCAAGGTTCAGCGGCCGCTCAAGAAAGCACCCTTCAGCATGCAATCCGTCTAA
- a CDS encoding 3-keto-disaccharide hydrolase: MLYRFVSVFGLALLALPFVSPVSAADRDGFTPLFDGRTLAGWKAVAKPNKDGSAGDSSATWAVREGMLTCTGKPNGYLQTEKEHADYVLRVQWRFPVDGPPKRNTGVLLHVSGPNTYWPNSIEAQMLSGSAGDFFLNADANKQLPKFDIDPARFDAADPNKRHYFRIKTEQPVEKPFGEWNQYEITCRGGDITLVLNGVKVNKAKNSTLTKGRIALQSEGAEVQFKDIEIRSVK; the protein is encoded by the coding sequence ATGTTGTACCGCTTCGTAAGCGTATTCGGATTGGCGTTGCTCGCGCTCCCGTTCGTGAGCCCGGTGTCCGCGGCGGACCGCGACGGGTTTACGCCTCTCTTCGATGGCCGGACCCTCGCAGGCTGGAAAGCGGTGGCGAAGCCGAACAAGGACGGCTCGGCTGGCGACTCGTCCGCCACATGGGCGGTGCGCGAAGGGATGTTGACCTGTACCGGCAAGCCGAACGGCTACCTTCAGACGGAGAAGGAACATGCGGACTACGTCCTGCGCGTGCAGTGGCGATTCCCGGTCGACGGGCCGCCGAAGCGAAACACCGGCGTGCTGCTGCACGTCAGCGGCCCGAACACGTACTGGCCGAACTCGATTGAGGCGCAGATGTTGTCGGGCAGTGCCGGTGATTTTTTCCTGAACGCCGACGCGAACAAGCAGCTCCCGAAGTTCGACATCGACCCGGCCCGGTTCGACGCCGCGGACCCGAACAAGCGGCACTACTTCCGCATCAAGACCGAGCAACCGGTCGAAAAGCCGTTCGGTGAATGGAACCAGTACGAAATCACCTGCCGCGGCGGCGACATCACGCTCGTCCTCAACGGCGTGAAGGTGAACAAAGCCAAAAACAGTACGCTGACCAAGGGCCGCATCGCGCTCCAGTCCGAGGGAGCAGAGGTGCAGTTCAAAGACATCGAGATCCGATCGGTGAAATAG
- a CDS encoding WD40 repeat domain-containing serine/threonine-protein kinase, with product MRSHESKVPAQTPVDPVSADPGSSCPDESILVLFLEGQGADQAALEVHIETCALCQDVLDRLTKADSAAAQSVVRLLRSQLVKSRLDYPQTATPLPPPAHFASILPIFKPTDPPPAIPGYDILGELGRGGMAVVYQARHRGLGRLVALKMLHAGPPGGHLSERLRQEARALARLHHPHIVHVYDSGEHLGRPFFSLEWVDGTTLARWTDGNPLPARTAAALVRTIAAAVGYAHTAGVLHRDLKPANVLLDHPPATPTEDAANAVKVSDFGLAKVIAHADTVAAPHTESGMLLGTPAYMAPEQADLSTDRVGPPTDVYALGAILFELLTGRPPFRADTPFQTLFLVVHHEPTPVTRLRPDCPTDLATITAKCLDKNPATRYLRADDLADDLARFLDGRPITARPIGPAARGLRWLRRRPVMAAVVTASVVVMIAAGILAAWQWWAAGAARERADQLTVSEKVARVTADDEKGTATRARRRAEQLAAEALLDQGLKSCEKGDVRRGLADLAQGLERVTAAGLDDLAPAFRANLTCWADRVHIPREAPPFPAVVRSVAFSPDGRRLLVGLAVDRNTNKPQPGFAQLWDPDKWEPAGPKLPHSAPVNAVAFNPAGTRIVTGADDGSVRLWDAATNRLIRSAVNELSLVRAVAFSPDGRTYAVAGNTGKPYRPGEVRIRDAETATLICPPIPHPGVLYAVAYSPDGRALVTGCHSLPEGGRAQVWEVATGKPVGPPMIHSARVSAVAFSPDGKLVLTASHDCTAQLWDRQTGKRVGGPMIHPYPVSAAAFTPDGKAVVTGGGDVRKHGSELDAIRVWDILTGKPLVGPFTHVSMIWSLAIRPDGQALVASDAAGRVRFWSMGRWRPVVEQSLSDPQYAIAYSPDGKWLAAGGGSHDKPRGRSQVLEAATGRPVGRPVEHTECVEAIAFAPDGRTYTTLTRGGTVRVWEAETGHPSGPQFVQPQISPALGDRPGGTTVMTFSPDGLHLLVSDMCGVCALWEWQSGRPVWDKSSSAGPNTVRASRFSPDGRTVLVGRENGMVQLCGSHDGTVQTEFRAGRGPIVAAVFSPDGSAVLAGGDDGTVRLWDIASGMPLGPVINHGADSVKDVGFVRNSSTVYSVSGPRAQVETAVQLWNPRTGELVGGRLPMSVYFRSVAAETRNHWLATGGFGGDVQLWDGPTGRPVGPTVWCGGPIHTIQFALDGRSIAAASKDGYIRVWNTPTVTDEPAQELVARVRALTERVPGQKKE from the coding sequence ATGAGATCGCACGAATCGAAGGTGCCGGCTCAGACGCCGGTTGATCCGGTGTCTGCCGATCCGGGCTCGTCGTGCCCGGACGAATCGATCTTGGTGCTTTTTCTGGAGGGCCAGGGCGCAGACCAGGCGGCCCTTGAGGTTCACATCGAGACTTGCGCACTTTGTCAGGATGTTCTCGACCGCCTGACGAAAGCCGATTCGGCAGCCGCTCAGTCCGTGGTTCGCCTTCTGCGCTCACAACTCGTTAAATCCCGGCTCGATTACCCCCAAACCGCCACGCCTCTTCCACCACCCGCCCATTTCGCAAGCATCCTCCCGATCTTCAAACCGACTGATCCGCCGCCCGCGATTCCGGGGTACGACATCCTGGGCGAACTCGGCCGCGGCGGGATGGCCGTCGTCTACCAGGCCCGCCACCGCGGGCTCGGGCGACTCGTCGCCCTCAAGATGCTCCACGCCGGACCACCCGGCGGGCACCTGAGTGAACGACTCCGCCAGGAGGCCCGAGCCCTCGCCCGACTCCACCACCCCCACATCGTCCACGTGTACGACAGCGGCGAACACCTCGGCCGACCCTTCTTCTCCCTCGAATGGGTCGACGGCACCACCCTCGCCCGGTGGACCGATGGCAACCCCCTCCCCGCCCGGACCGCCGCCGCACTCGTCCGCACCATCGCCGCCGCCGTCGGGTACGCCCACACCGCCGGCGTCCTCCACCGCGACCTCAAGCCAGCCAACGTCCTCCTCGACCATCCCCCCGCCACCCCCACCGAGGACGCCGCCAACGCCGTCAAGGTGTCCGACTTCGGGTTGGCCAAGGTGATCGCCCACGCCGACACCGTGGCCGCACCCCACACCGAATCTGGAATGCTCCTCGGCACCCCCGCGTACATGGCCCCCGAACAGGCCGACCTGTCAACGGACCGGGTCGGCCCCCCGACCGACGTGTACGCCCTCGGGGCCATCCTGTTCGAACTCCTCACCGGACGCCCCCCGTTCCGGGCCGACACCCCGTTCCAGACCCTCTTCCTGGTCGTCCACCACGAACCCACCCCCGTCACCCGCCTCCGGCCTGACTGTCCGACCGACCTGGCCACCATCACCGCCAAGTGCCTGGACAAGAACCCGGCCACGCGGTACCTCCGGGCCGACGACCTGGCCGACGACCTGGCCCGGTTCCTCGACGGCCGACCCATCACCGCCCGACCGATCGGACCCGCCGCGCGGGGGCTCCGGTGGCTCCGGCGACGACCGGTGATGGCAGCCGTGGTGACCGCCTCGGTCGTCGTGATGATCGCGGCGGGTATTCTCGCGGCATGGCAGTGGTGGGCGGCGGGCGCGGCCCGCGAGCGGGCCGATCAATTGACGGTCTCCGAAAAAGTTGCCCGCGTGACCGCCGATGACGAGAAAGGGACGGCGACCCGGGCGCGTCGCCGGGCCGAACAGTTGGCCGCGGAAGCACTGCTCGATCAGGGATTGAAATCGTGTGAGAAAGGCGACGTTCGCCGCGGTCTGGCGGATCTCGCTCAGGGGTTGGAGCGGGTCACGGCGGCTGGCTTGGACGACCTCGCGCCGGCCTTCCGGGCTAACCTGACCTGCTGGGCGGATCGGGTTCACATCCCCCGCGAAGCACCACCGTTCCCGGCGGTCGTCCGGTCCGTCGCTTTCAGCCCGGACGGCCGGCGCCTCCTCGTCGGCCTCGCCGTCGACCGGAACACCAACAAACCGCAACCCGGATTCGCCCAGCTTTGGGATCCCGATAAGTGGGAACCGGCCGGCCCGAAGCTTCCCCACAGCGCGCCGGTGAACGCGGTCGCGTTCAACCCGGCCGGCACCCGTATCGTAACCGGCGCGGACGACGGAAGCGTCCGGCTTTGGGACGCAGCCACGAACCGACTGATCCGGTCGGCGGTCAACGAACTGAGCCTCGTCCGGGCGGTGGCCTTTAGCCCCGACGGTCGCACATACGCGGTCGCGGGCAATACCGGCAAGCCGTATCGACCAGGCGAGGTTCGAATCCGAGACGCGGAAACCGCAACCCTGATCTGTCCGCCGATCCCCCATCCCGGCGTCCTATACGCCGTCGCATACAGCCCGGACGGGCGCGCACTCGTGACCGGATGCCACAGCCTACCCGAAGGCGGGCGGGCCCAGGTATGGGAGGTGGCCACCGGGAAGCCGGTCGGCCCACCGATGATCCATTCGGCCCGCGTGTCGGCGGTCGCGTTCAGCCCGGACGGGAAACTCGTCCTGACCGCGAGCCACGATTGCACGGCCCAGCTGTGGGACCGTCAGACCGGGAAGCGAGTGGGTGGTCCGATGATCCACCCTTACCCCGTGTCGGCGGCCGCGTTTACGCCGGACGGGAAGGCCGTGGTGACCGGCGGCGGGGACGTGCGAAAGCACGGGAGTGAACTCGACGCCATACGGGTCTGGGACATTCTGACGGGCAAGCCGCTCGTCGGGCCGTTCACGCACGTCAGCATGATCTGGAGCCTGGCGATCCGCCCGGACGGACAGGCGCTGGTGGCCTCGGATGCGGCCGGGCGGGTGCGGTTCTGGTCAATGGGCCGTTGGCGGCCGGTCGTCGAGCAAAGCCTTTCGGACCCGCAATACGCGATCGCTTACAGCCCGGACGGAAAATGGTTGGCGGCCGGCGGAGGAAGCCACGATAAGCCGCGAGGGCGGAGTCAGGTACTCGAAGCTGCCACGGGGCGCCCCGTGGGCCGACCGGTCGAACACACTGAATGCGTCGAAGCGATCGCGTTTGCACCAGACGGTCGGACATACACGACTCTGACCCGCGGGGGAACGGTCCGTGTTTGGGAAGCGGAAACCGGTCACCCGTCGGGGCCACAATTTGTCCAGCCTCAGATTTCACCCGCTCTTGGGGACAGGCCCGGGGGCACGACCGTGATGACCTTCTCGCCGGACGGACTCCATTTACTCGTCTCGGATATGTGTGGTGTGTGCGCACTGTGGGAGTGGCAGAGTGGTCGACCGGTCTGGGACAAATCGTCGAGTGCCGGCCCGAACACCGTCCGCGCGTCCCGATTCAGCCCGGATGGAAGAACTGTGCTTGTCGGACGAGAAAACGGAATGGTTCAACTCTGCGGTTCTCACGACGGAACCGTGCAAACCGAATTCCGGGCCGGGCGTGGGCCGATCGTCGCGGCCGTGTTCAGCCCGGACGGATCGGCTGTGCTGGCGGGAGGGGACGATGGTACGGTGAGGCTCTGGGACATCGCCTCGGGTATGCCCCTCGGCCCCGTCATCAATCACGGCGCGGACTCCGTCAAAGATGTCGGATTCGTTCGCAATTCATCGACCGTCTATTCGGTATCGGGTCCGAGGGCACAAGTAGAAACGGCGGTTCAACTTTGGAACCCGAGAACGGGCGAATTGGTTGGGGGTCGGCTACCGATGTCGGTGTATTTCCGATCGGTGGCGGCCGAGACCCGGAACCACTGGCTCGCCACTGGTGGCTTCGGCGGCGACGTTCAGTTGTGGGACGGTCCCACGGGACGGCCGGTCGGACCGACAGTATGGTGTGGTGGACCAATTCATACGATCCAATTCGCTCTGGACGGCCGCTCCATAGCGGCCGCCAGTAAGGACGGATACATCCGCGTCTGGAACACTCCGACTGTAACCGACGAGCCCGCACAAGAACTCGTAGCTCGGGTGCGCGCGCTCACGGAACGTGTCCCGGGACAGAAGAAAGAATAA
- a CDS encoding RNA polymerase sigma factor, whose translation MSATSNSETPRSLLGRLRGHPNDPIAWAEFVAHYEPKIHAWAVGWGLQAADAEDVTQAVLLRLTVKLKDFEYDPTRSFRGWLKTLTHHAWQDNAERNARPGQGSGDTVVASLLDRIEARQSLAECLDEAFDQELFQLAVERVRLRVEPRTWEAFHLLAVEHWSGAAAAQHLGMKTATVFVARSKVQRMLRDEIARIEGAGSDAG comes from the coding sequence ATGAGTGCGACATCGAATTCGGAAACCCCGCGGTCGCTCCTCGGTCGCTTACGCGGGCACCCTAACGACCCGATCGCGTGGGCGGAATTTGTGGCTCATTACGAGCCCAAGATTCATGCCTGGGCGGTCGGGTGGGGACTCCAGGCCGCCGACGCCGAGGACGTGACGCAAGCGGTGCTTCTGCGGCTGACGGTCAAACTCAAAGATTTCGAGTACGACCCGACCCGCAGTTTCCGCGGGTGGCTCAAAACACTTACCCACCACGCCTGGCAGGATAACGCCGAACGGAACGCACGGCCCGGCCAGGGAAGCGGGGACACTGTCGTCGCGTCCTTACTCGACCGGATCGAGGCCCGTCAGTCGCTGGCCGAGTGCCTGGACGAAGCGTTCGACCAGGAGTTGTTTCAACTGGCAGTGGAGCGTGTCCGGCTGCGCGTCGAACCGCGAACGTGGGAGGCATTTCATTTACTCGCGGTCGAACACTGGTCCGGCGCGGCCGCCGCACAGCACCTCGGGATGAAAACCGCGACGGTGTTCGTCGCCCGCAGTAAAGTTCAACGGATGCTTCGTGATGAGATCGCACGAATCGAAGGTGCCGGCTCAGACGCCGGTTGA
- a CDS encoding response regulator: MGISRETDRETPGRNRRSRSGVDQSVIETKIDTRVPGDKQTILLVDDDAAVREFCSCVLRVCGFSVLEAEDGQHALRLAKEYRGSIHLLVTDVMMPRLSGKRLAEAISIIRPETPVLFISGSTSESLMRDELIPVGVSILAKPFAPQALMQRVRGAISGAQLMAM; encoded by the coding sequence GTGGGCATTTCCAGAGAAACTGACCGGGAAACGCCCGGTCGGAACCGCCGGTCGCGTTCGGGCGTTGATCAAAGCGTGATCGAGACCAAAATTGATACACGTGTGCCGGGCGACAAACAAACGATACTGCTAGTCGACGATGACGCCGCGGTTCGGGAGTTCTGTAGCTGTGTGCTGCGGGTCTGCGGTTTTTCCGTACTCGAAGCCGAAGACGGGCAGCACGCCCTACGACTAGCAAAGGAATACAGGGGCAGCATTCATCTTCTTGTGACGGATGTCATGATGCCGCGATTGTCCGGCAAGCGGTTGGCGGAGGCGATATCGATTATTCGACCCGAGACGCCAGTTTTATTCATTTCGGGTAGCACGAGCGAAAGCTTAATGCGAGACGAGCTGATTCCGGTCGGTGTTTCCATTCTCGCAAAGCCATTTGCCCCTCAAGCATTGATGCAGCGTGTCCGCGGCGCGATCAGCGGCGCGCAATTGATGGCGATGTGA
- a CDS encoding PSD1 and planctomycete cytochrome C domain-containing protein, producing the protein MRRSIPAFVLFAVVAVPGFAAEPAKSAQPSAEAIEFFEKKVRPVLAEHCLKCHGEKKQQAGLRLDTAEGMKKGTDEGPVVAPGDPDKSKLVKSVRRQGDFAMPPDKPMPPEAVAVLSDWVKMGAPFPLSGPKTDPTAAKSHWAFQPVKDQAVPSTKSDPGSKNPIDRFVLAKLEARGFVPSPRTDRRTLIRRTYLDLTGLPPTVEEVDAFAGDNSPDAFEKLVDRLLASPHYGERWARYWLDIARYSDTKGYVFQEERTFPYAYTYRDYVIRAFNEDKPYDRFLIEQLAADKLDLGNDPRPLAAMGFLTLGRRFLNSTPDIIDDRIDVVARGMMGLTVGCARCHDHKFDPVPTADYYSFYGVFASATEPKELPLIGKVEHTKEYEAFETELNKREQALADARTKRTQAKLTAVAALAGPHGFLVKRPERLLTRLDRNAFTALQKQIDAFKTKSPVAPPRAMVLNDGAPFEPYVFLRGNQGSHGPKVPRQFLQVAAGPVRKPFKDGSGRLELARAIASPDNPLTARVFVNRVWMYHFGKPLVSTPSDFGTRSDAPTHPELLDWLAKRFVEDGWSIKALHKRMMLSAAYQRASDVSPALLAADPENRLLGHANRQRADFEALRDSVLVVARKLDPTAYGHPVDLFKAPYTGRRSVYGYVDRQNLPGTFRAFDFASPDHHSPQRFQTTVPQQALFLMNSPFMAEQARAVAARADVVGVTEPGERVIQTYRAVLGRNPTGEEVNRAKAFVAAAEKPAAGQLGPWELLSQVLLMSNEFAFVD; encoded by the coding sequence ATGCGCCGATCCATTCCCGCGTTCGTGCTTTTCGCCGTCGTCGCGGTTCCCGGGTTTGCGGCTGAACCGGCGAAAAGCGCACAGCCGTCGGCCGAGGCGATCGAATTCTTTGAAAAGAAGGTTCGGCCCGTCCTCGCGGAGCATTGCTTGAAGTGTCACGGCGAAAAGAAGCAACAAGCCGGCTTACGACTCGACACGGCCGAGGGGATGAAAAAGGGAACGGACGAGGGGCCGGTTGTGGCTCCGGGCGACCCCGACAAGAGCAAGCTCGTCAAGTCCGTCCGCCGCCAGGGGGATTTCGCAATGCCTCCCGATAAGCCGATGCCGCCCGAGGCCGTTGCGGTGTTAAGCGATTGGGTCAAGATGGGCGCGCCATTTCCCCTCAGCGGGCCGAAAACGGACCCGACGGCCGCCAAATCGCACTGGGCGTTCCAGCCTGTGAAAGATCAAGCCGTACCCTCGACCAAAAGCGACCCGGGCTCAAAGAATCCGATCGACCGTTTCGTTCTCGCGAAACTCGAAGCTCGCGGGTTCGTACCGTCGCCCCGGACCGACCGACGGACCCTCATCCGCCGAACGTACCTCGATCTAACCGGTCTACCGCCGACCGTTGAAGAAGTCGATGCATTTGCGGGCGACAACTCGCCGGACGCGTTCGAGAAACTGGTCGACCGCCTTCTCGCTTCCCCGCACTACGGCGAGCGGTGGGCGCGGTACTGGCTCGACATCGCGCGGTATTCCGACACGAAGGGATATGTATTCCAGGAGGAACGGACGTTCCCTTACGCCTACACTTACCGCGACTACGTCATCCGCGCGTTCAACGAAGACAAGCCCTACGACCGATTCCTGATCGAGCAGCTGGCCGCGGACAAACTCGATCTCGGGAACGACCCGCGGCCGCTCGCGGCGATGGGATTCCTCACCCTCGGCCGGCGATTTCTGAACAGCACGCCGGATATCATCGACGACCGCATCGACGTCGTGGCCCGCGGGATGATGGGGCTCACCGTCGGCTGTGCCCGGTGTCACGACCACAAATTCGATCCCGTCCCGACCGCGGACTATTACTCGTTCTATGGCGTGTTCGCCAGCGCGACGGAGCCGAAAGAACTGCCGTTGATCGGCAAGGTGGAGCACACGAAGGAATACGAGGCGTTCGAGACCGAGTTAAATAAACGAGAGCAGGCGCTGGCCGACGCGCGGACCAAGCGGACGCAGGCCAAACTGACCGCCGTGGCCGCCCTGGCGGGGCCGCACGGGTTCCTGGTTAAGAGGCCGGAACGACTGCTGACCCGCCTGGATCGTAATGCGTTCACGGCTCTTCAAAAGCAAATCGACGCATTCAAGACCAAGTCGCCGGTCGCCCCGCCCCGGGCGATGGTTCTGAATGACGGTGCGCCGTTCGAGCCTTACGTATTCTTGCGGGGGAACCAGGGCAGTCATGGGCCGAAAGTGCCGCGCCAGTTCCTGCAGGTGGCGGCCGGCCCGGTGCGCAAACCGTTCAAGGATGGCAGCGGCCGGTTGGAGTTGGCTCGCGCGATCGCCAGCCCGGACAACCCGCTCACCGCACGGGTATTCGTCAACCGCGTCTGGATGTACCACTTCGGCAAGCCGCTCGTGAGTACGCCGAGCGATTTCGGCACCCGGAGCGACGCCCCGACGCATCCGGAACTGCTCGACTGGCTGGCCAAGCGATTCGTCGAGGACGGCTGGTCGATCAAGGCGTTGCACAAGCGGATGATGTTGTCGGCCGCGTACCAGCGGGCGAGCGACGTCAGTCCCGCCCTGTTGGCCGCCGACCCGGAAAACCGCCTGCTCGGCCACGCGAACCGCCAGCGGGCGGATTTTGAAGCGCTTCGCGATAGCGTCCTCGTCGTTGCCCGCAAACTCGACCCGACTGCCTACGGTCACCCGGTCGACTTGTTCAAAGCGCCGTACACCGGCCGCCGGTCGGTCTACGGCTACGTCGACCGCCAGAACCTTCCGGGAACGTTCCGGGCCTTCGACTTCGCTTCGCCCGATCATCACAGCCCCCAGCGCTTCCAGACGACGGTTCCGCAACAGGCGCTGTTCCTCATGAACAGCCCGTTCATGGCCGAGCAAGCCAGGGCTGTTGCCGCGCGAGCCGATGTTGTGGGAGTGACCGAGCCAGGCGAGCGCGTGATACAGACCTACCGCGCGGTCCTCGGGCGGAATCCGACCGGCGAAGAAGTCAATCGGGCGAAGGCGTTCGTGGCCGCCGCGGAAAAGCCGGCGGCGGGCCAGCTCGGGCCGTGGGAGTTGTTGTCACAAGTACTTTTGATGAGCAACGAGTTCGCGTTCGTGGATTAG
- a CDS encoding Uma2 family endonuclease codes for MIPFQNGDHMDQKTFHRLYLQTPEGFKAELIGGIVYLASPTKFWHGEPHARAVHWLHTYKDQTEGLRVFDNATNILAEDSEPQPDVSLLINPECGGQTTFSDEGYVIGPAELVIEIALSSANIDLHAKKRDYEKAGVREYLVILVDSQSVAWFVRGKKGFTALKAGADGVYRSRVFPGLWLEVATMFEDSSRRMMEVLGKGLTSDEHATFVEKIAARAKKIKRRPPTENGSHAAD; via the coding sequence GTGATCCCGTTCCAGAACGGCGATCACATGGACCAGAAGACGTTCCACCGGCTCTATCTGCAAACGCCGGAGGGGTTCAAAGCCGAACTCATCGGGGGGATCGTTTACTTGGCCTCGCCCACCAAATTCTGGCACGGAGAGCCACACGCCCGAGCCGTTCACTGGCTCCATACCTACAAGGATCAAACCGAAGGTTTGAGAGTTTTTGACAACGCGACCAACATTTTGGCAGAGGATAGTGAACCGCAGCCGGACGTGTCGTTGCTCATTAACCCCGAATGTGGAGGACAAACAACCTTCAGTGACGAAGGCTACGTCATCGGACCGGCTGAGCTAGTAATCGAGATCGCATTATCGTCCGCGAACATCGATCTGCACGCCAAGAAACGGGACTACGAGAAAGCGGGAGTGCGGGAATATCTTGTGATTCTTGTCGATTCCCAGTCGGTTGCCTGGTTCGTTCGGGGAAAAAAGGGCTTCACCGCTCTCAAGGCTGGGGCCGATGGCGTTTATCGTTCGCGTGTTTTCCCCGGGTTATGGCTCGAAGTCGCGACGATGTTCGAGGACTCGTCGCGCCGCATGATGGAAGTTTTGGGCAAGGGATTGACCTCGGACGAACACGCAACATTCGTGGAGAAAATCGCCGCGCGGGCGAAAAAGATAAAACGACGCCCGCCCACCGAAAACGGCTCTCACGCGGCGGACTAA
- a CDS encoding DUF1501 domain-containing protein, translated as MSRREALTRTGVGMGLLGLTQLFGDAGLLTAHARGEVDSINPLAPRKPHFPAKAKRVIHLFANGGPSQIDTFDPKPNLQKYAGKPLPTTNLRTERRTGAAFPSPFKFQKYGKSGIEVSEIFANTAKHIDDICVIRSMHADVPNHEPSFLLMNTGESRQIRPSMGSWVTYGLGTENQNLPGFVAMCPNGMPLLESQNWQSGFLPGVFQGTYVDTKNTDVEKLLEYIRNKTAPSGMQRKQLDLLAQINRAHQQARPGDAMLEARIQSFELAYRMQTEAADAFDTSREPKHILDAYGPGEQARSILTARRLVERGVRFVQVSHGPVQPWDSHDDLEKNHRRLAGQVDRAIAALISDLKRLGLFESTLIIWGGEFGRTPVVELPTPGSNEGKVNGRDHNHWGFTVWMAGGGVKGGTVVGATDEFGFKAVENPIHVHDLHATILHLLGFDHEKFTYRYAGRDFRLTDVHGRVVKEVLA; from the coding sequence ATGTCGCGCCGCGAGGCACTCACGCGGACCGGCGTCGGCATGGGTTTGCTCGGGCTGACGCAACTTTTCGGCGACGCCGGCCTACTCACCGCTCACGCGCGCGGCGAAGTTGATTCGATCAACCCACTCGCCCCGCGGAAGCCGCACTTCCCCGCGAAAGCCAAGCGGGTCATCCACCTGTTCGCCAACGGTGGCCCCTCGCAGATCGATACGTTCGACCCGAAGCCGAACCTCCAGAAGTACGCCGGCAAGCCGCTGCCGACCACGAACCTGCGGACCGAGCGGCGGACCGGGGCCGCGTTCCCGTCCCCGTTCAAGTTCCAGAAGTACGGGAAGTCCGGGATCGAGGTGAGTGAGATCTTCGCGAACACGGCCAAGCACATCGACGACATCTGCGTGATCCGATCGATGCACGCGGACGTGCCCAACCACGAGCCGTCGTTCCTGCTCATGAACACCGGCGAAAGTCGGCAGATCCGCCCGAGTATGGGCTCGTGGGTCACTTACGGCCTGGGCACCGAGAACCAAAACCTGCCCGGGTTCGTGGCGATGTGTCCGAACGGGATGCCGCTTCTGGAATCGCAAAACTGGCAGTCTGGGTTCCTGCCGGGTGTCTTCCAGGGAACTTACGTCGACACCAAGAATACGGATGTCGAAAAGTTGTTGGAGTACATCCGGAACAAGACCGCACCGTCGGGCATGCAGCGGAAACAACTGGACTTACTGGCACAAATTAACCGCGCGCACCAACAGGCCCGCCCGGGCGACGCCATGCTCGAGGCCCGGATTCAGTCGTTCGAGTTGGCCTACCGGATGCAAACGGAGGCGGCCGACGCCTTCGACACGAGCCGCGAGCCCAAGCACATCCTCGACGCTTACGGCCCCGGTGAGCAGGCGCGGTCGATCCTCACCGCGCGGCGACTGGTTGAACGCGGCGTGCGGTTCGTCCAGGTCTCCCACGGTCCGGTCCAACCGTGGGATAGCCACGACGACCTGGAGAAAAACCACCGCCGTCTCGCCGGTCAGGTAGACAGGGCGATCGCCGCACTAATCTCGGACCTGAAACGGCTCGGTCTCTTCGAGTCGACCCTCATCATCTGGGGTGGCGAGTTCGGCCGCACCCCGGTCGTCGAACTGCCGACGCCGGGATCGAACGAGGGAAAGGTTAACGGCCGGGACCACAACCACTGGGGATTCACCGTCTGGATGGCGGGCGGCGGGGTGAAGGGCGGGACGGTCGTCGGGGCGACCGACGAGTTCGGGTTCAAGGCAGTGGAAAACCCAATCCACGTTCACGACCTACACGCGACGATCCTGCACCTGCTCGGCTTCGACCACGAGAAGTTCACCTACCGCTATGCCGGCCGCGACTTCCGGCTGACGGACGTGCATGGTAGGGTAGTGAAGGAAGTTTTGGCCTGA